The Anabrus simplex isolate iqAnaSimp1 chromosome 1, ASM4041472v1, whole genome shotgun sequence genome window below encodes:
- the LOC137503127 gene encoding uncharacterized protein, with product MNSEKFQMWVKTQLIVGLRNIGPCVIVMDNAPYHCKLVEHQPTTKWRKDQLVSWLRQNGVSPPENATKDELQRLCNMNRSHLKRYIVDEMLHSEGHTVLRLPPYHSFFNAIKFVWSVAKQYYNKTVASRPGHGLDRATAVWKESLDQVGQVEMLFIGYRQVEFIIYLSGCDTSIYLIGDSRDVEK from the exons atgaacagcgagaaatttcagatgtgggtgaagacgcaattaatcgtaggattaagaaatataggaccctgtgttattgtaatggataatgcaccatatcactgtaagcttgttgagcatcaaccaacaacgaaatggaggaaggatcaattagtg tcatggttaaggcagaatggagtttctccaccagaaaatgctacaaaagatgagctgcaaaggttgtgtaatatgaatcgaagtcacttaaagag gtacattgttgacgagatgctgcacagtgaaggccatactgtcttacgacttcctccataccactcatttttcaatgccatcaaatttgtatggtctgtggcaaaacagtattataacaaaacagtggcttcaagacctggtcacggattggacagagctacagctgtgtggaaagaatctcttgatcaggtaggccaagtggaaatgttatttattggatataggcaagtggagtttataatatacttgtcaggttgtgatacttcaatatatcttataggtgacagcagagatgtggagaaatga